The genomic stretch TATTAATTTTGATGACATTTTAAATCCATCtgtatctataataattcgtacgaaacaaataaacacaaaattacatCCGACCTTTAGTCCAACGTTTAGACATTGTTTACAACAAATATGGTGCTACAGACAATTAGTAGATGAAGTGGAAGAACTTAGGTGTACACAATATGatagtaaaaatttacaacatGAGGAAAAATTGTTGACTCTTTGGAGATTGTTGCAACCCAACGAGTTATTAGAAGACAGAGTGACCAAACAGTGGCAGAATATTGGTTTTCAGGTAtgtaaaaattcttattttataattttttttatatatataataatttttatttatttatattttcaatgacatttaattattttattttacagggAGATGACCCTAAAACAGATTNNNNNNNNNNNNNNNNNNNNNNNNNNNNNNNNNNNNNNNNNNNNNNNNNNNNNNNNNNNNNNNNNNNNNNNNNNNNNNNNNNNNNNNNNNNNNNNNNNNNgctaaataaacataaatcaataactaccttattattatttgaagggttttgttcataatatgattgtatgcataaatataaaaaaaaggtgtgtgtgcgattcacacacaatagaagtgaaacttcagtaaatcgacaaaagaatgagatgaatataaatataaaatagtatgtatatttctgtctcattctttgcaggcttcattctacacatttttgtttccacgattctaaagaagtttcacttcaaaaaatgaTTCAAAAGTCAAAATAACTTTGCTATTTACTCACAACATGACAAACCAGTCTCCTGTGGTAGCACCAGTTGCTGCCTGTGTCatatgttcaaatattttatctgtcaACTCTTTTACTGATGGAGACTGGTTCTTTTCCAAATAACCATATATTTCGCCCTCTTCAGCTGCacctgaaaaataatatttaagcagAGTAAAGTATGTGATATAAGTATGCAATACATGGGTTGGTTCTTGTACAATcacaaacatttatgtatttacctAAATGActaatcaaaaaatattatgttaattcatAAGTGAAttcatgttaattaattagtttaagtataaaattatcatatatccTACCATTATTATACACAcggaagtttgtaagtatgtatagattgatgtttgttactctttcacataaaaacgaatgaaactttacaataatatttcatctatattagaattatacatgagctatataaatacttgctatTGCCCGTCGGTTCATCCACATGGCACAGCTGGTATATgcgtacataaatatattcaaaatgtattatgtagaGCCTCTTGTGATTCTTTACTGTGAGCACAATGCATTtctagttgttttttttttgctcaaGGAGTGTTTTCGTTCCTTTagtgtaacataatatactagaCTTGTCTATAGGCTGtctaaagtataaaaatagtgCAACAGATGCAGGTGCTATTTAATGACTAAATTTTTGTAGACCTTTTCAAGATTGCAAACCCACACCAACCACATGGTCAAGAGTAGCCTCTGTGGTTTATTGTGTTATGGTAAATATACTCAGAACagcaataattttgaatagcCTCTAGATTAAAACATCATTCACATTCTATAAAACTTCTATATAAATGACGAATAAAGTAGTGCACTACTTGAACAATTCTCCTGTTAAGAAACAAATAgactttgttattatatatattaccatCATAAAGCAAAGGTACTCCATGCCTGAAAAATACGAGTGCAGGTTCCTTAGTTGGACTGTACAATCTAGCTAGATGACTATTCACAACCTTCACAGATGGTGCATTGAGTTCTTTTTCAAAATCTTCTTCCAAGAtgtctattattttttctagtttGTCACATTCTTTACAGTTTGGCTTATCTGAAAACAAATATCAACTTTAAAGTTATTGGTTACATCACTCAACATAGCTAATAGTCAAATTCTGTTATTGTAATCTtaacgaaatattaatttatattataaaatactaatttattaacatgttCCATATAGCTGTGTAATTAAGATAAGAGTTAGTGGCTATAGAAGAAGAGATCGCTAGTGGATGTTATACAGCCAACAAGCTCAATTTTGCTCCACctgttcaatttataattttgtattataaaagccCAATTTAACTCACTGTCTTAAGGaaaactgataaaataatttaaaaagcggAAAGTTagttgtaatgaataattatttagcaaTTTAATGTATACACCGGgtcgaaaacaaaaaaacaaaatacgaaaataCTTACGAAACAATACTATTAGTTTTTCTTGTTCTTTTATTAGTTGTAATAAATCATCATCGCTTAcactttgtaatttttcactgctaattacattaacattaaGCAAAAAGGTTAAAATGAGCAATTTAagcaacattttaaaaagtttttcgATGTATTCTTAGTGGTATACAATTAAAGTATAGGAACCGACTTTGACTatgaaagatataaaattaattatgtattgacGGCAGTTTTAAATGTACTAAAATATCACATTCCACAAACTATacttaattcttaaaaaactaaatataatcgaacaaaaaattaattcaggAAGATCAAAATCGCGTTGCTGTCGTATTGACATTTCTTGTCTCTTGACAGCTTCATTACCACAGATTAAGTAAATAGTTAAACTGAGTAAAGTTGCTTCGTATCACGTCAGTACCAAAAATCTGGAACAACTTTAAAAAACCTAGTGTTGgactttcaaaaataaatatgacccATTCAAGgattttttctaaattctCCCGCTCCGTTTTTATTTACGCAAAACGGAACGGGAAATCTTTGAATTTCGCTCCATGTTATGATTAAGTGCGTTGAGCGTATGCGccagtttaaaattatttataattgctacaaaatataaaatgaataatattgaagCAAAACCCACACATCAATCCAGACCTATTGATAAAGaatgctaaaaaaataaaatttaattattgaataaaaattaatcagcTTCGGTTGCAATAAGATGTTAGATGCAATTTATTTgccaattttaaaaaacatattcctTAAAAGCTGTAGGCGatctgataaaaaatattatggacCTATGCAGACCTAATGTAGACCTATCGATGAAgggttttaatttataaaatccttGGAATGAGTGCTAAATTTGTGTAAATGAGTTTCAGGTATCTAATATCTATACTTCACTTTGGTTTCGGATATAAATATCTCGCTACGGGAAAAAATTAAGGTGACATATGTCATTACTGTCAATTTTTgacgttaattaatttaaaattgacaaTTGGCAAAATACGAATTGAAAATAGACTGCTCTACTTTTTacaagcttttatttttattttaaactaaacacAATATCTTTGGtgctaatatttaattcacaactatttattatttaaagaaggTTCGtctgtaagtatatttttctgCTTCGATCTAAGAAAAATGAGCCTGCGTACTCGACCTTATCACAAACGCCCTTACGTTTGAAAGTTGGATACATTGATCTAACAAGAACTGCATGTTTACTGTGCATTTAATagcttcttattatttataaccttgGCATACAAAAATGCTAGTAAAAGCTCTATACTATTGACGTTCGCGTCAGGACTTAAAAAAGGACAAAGTTTATGACTCATCTCTGATCTCACTGTTGATTTGTTTTCAATAGGATTCCATTAGcgaaaaataagttattataaaaatggctGAGATTGAAGAAAAAGTTGTCATGACTCCTAAAAGTAAAACACCTACATCAACTACACTAATTGTGGAGAGAAAGGTTGTAGAACCAGAACCCAGTGACAAAATACATGTAGCAGGTGGAGACCATACAGgcatcattataaataaggaaaaagtTTATGGTAAGTTTATCAAaccaaatatatttgataactattttattttgctattttccttttgtataatgtaattgttattttttataataatatacagttaattaatatacatgcGATGGATAACATTTTATCAGGCCagcttaaattaatttaagtgaatatttttaatgccaATTAGTTTgacatatacacataatatttaatatctatttagtTTAAGTTACTCAttcagtatttaattttagt from Zerene cesonia ecotype Mississippi unplaced genomic scaffold, Zerene_cesonia_1.1 Zces_u002, whole genome shotgun sequence encodes the following:
- the LOC119838287 gene encoding ELMO domain-containing protein 1: MVFFNLWIVLHWYLRPFIKWFLRKTTRLCELQRICYGDKLGAQRTCNVEKSLMLSRTRDIKEVVAFLDAVVIERRFIPINFDDILNPSVSIIIRTKQINTKLHPTFSPTFRHCLQQIWCYRQLVDEVEELRCTQYDSKNLQHEEKLLTLWRLLQPNELLEDRVTKQWQNIGFQGDDPKTD
- the LOC119838323 gene encoding uncharacterized protein LOC119838323 yields the protein MLLKLLILTFLLNVNVISSEKLQSVSDDDLLQLIKEQEKLIVLFHKPNCKECDKLEKIIDILEEDFEKELNAPSVKVVNSHLARLYSPTKEPALVFFRHGVPLLYDGAAEEGEIYGYLEKNQSPSVKELTDKIFEHMTQAATGATTGDWFVML